Genomic window (Oryza sativa Japonica Group chromosome 3, ASM3414082v1):
aaatatttaattttacgATACTCCAtcttaaatctataattttgtgataaatttgatgttaaatctgtagttacaTGATACATAATCTTAATATCTATCGTTTCGCAATAGTTTGgttaatatatgaaattaaagcATATTTCGACAACCGTGACAACTTAATATAGATTCAATCATATATGTATTGTTATAATCTGAACCCGACATAATCAACAGTGTGGATTCTTGTTTCATTTTAACAAGGTAATGTTTCGCCATTGAGAGAAAATGGTCTAGCTTCATCCTCTTGTTTGAAAAATATGACTACCAACTTTCTTGCGTAATTATGCCACTAGATACTAATAAATGTTCATATTGGAATAAAGGAATAATATGTTCAAGCCTATGGAATTATTTTGTACTACTAACTTGGTCCTATACTCCTATTAATTTCTAACCGGGTGATTGACCTTGATCGTAGCTCGAGCACCTCGGTTGCCTTTATATGGGCATTGGCTTCAGCGATGTGCAAGAAAGCAGAGAGTTTCATTGGTTGGTTACGCACAAGTGCCTCCGGTAAGCATCAGTGTCTCACCTCTTTTTTTAAGTAATAAGGTGCAACGGTGTCTCGATGTGTAGGATTTCTTTTGTATCCTGGTACTTCTTGGCTTTGTAGGATGTACTTCCTCGTTGATAGTACAATGATACTTGATACGTTTGCATGATATTAATTCTCGTTAATAGTACTACATGTTTGTATGGGGGAcgcctaatgggcgatcgatcgccgtgGGGATGGGGCAGCGATCAGATTCGCTCtccacctcccccctccctccctccacctggtttccttttttggcaccgcattactttcatattttagtaaatttatacacctaaagtttacacatctaaagtttagagaccaaaagtttataagtcaaaagtttatatatccgattcaaatttgaattcgaattcaaatattttttatatatagtatttctatacatctaaagtttatacacctaaagtttatagacctaaagttcataagtcaaaagtttatatacttgtttcaaatttgaatttgaattcaaatatccgattcaaatttgaatctgaattcaaatatttttcatatatagtatttctatacatctaaagtttatagacctaaagtttatatacccgattcaaatttgaatttgaattatatctgattcaaatttgaatttgaattcaaatattttctatatatagtatttctatacatctaaagtttatacacctaaagtttatagacccaaagtttataagtcaaaagtttacatatccgattcaaatttgaatttgaattcaaattttttatatataatatttctatacataaatttttctaacttctgttttttaaaaaaatttgtgtggtCTACCGTAGtaaaaagaggggaaggggaggaggaagggggagaagaggaaggagtaCATATAGTAGTATAGGGGAGAgggtgggcgggtgatcgctgggcGGGTGGGTGAGCGATCACCCACCCATTAGCATTTCCGGTTTGTATGTGCGTGTTCCCCTGTATCTTTTCCCTTTAGTGTTCAAGGAACTATAACCATATTTCAGATGTTCTTGGTCTTCTTAATATATGTCACCGTGACTCAATCGAGCTAGGTAGAGGAGGTAAACAAAGTAAACTGTTTGGGAAGTTCAGCGCGTAAATTTTCAGACTTTGGTGAATGTTCAGGGTGTAACATAGCTTTATCCACAAGTTAATATGGTCTTTATGGTTCAACCACTATATACTCATCAAAGAGTAATCATGATAACGTCGCTTATGGccaaaagggggggggggggggggtttattCAATTATGAAATTTTACTCCCCTATGTACTAATTGAGCTTTGCTGATTCAGCAGTGCTCATCTACGTGGACACCACAAATCAATAGAACCTTTTCCCATTTGGACGCAAAACCAACCTAAGGCCATGCAAATCATCATGTCTCCATTCATCGTACTGATGCAAACTTGTTTCCACTCTGCTTTGCCTCGAATATCTCGGCAGGTAGACGTCAGGTATCTTCAGTTCTGCACGCCTATTTAACCGCCGAATTCTGCAACCAACGCCGGCAATGCCGCGAGCCGTGTCCGACGGTGCCGACAACCTCGACGCCGACATGGACAACGGCGccgcgcagcagcagcacgacGGCTACAATGTCGGCGCGCCGCCGAAGAAGAACCTCCTGGCGGAGTTCGCCGGCACGGTGAAGGAGACGTTCTTCTCCGACGAGCCGATGCGGCGGTACAAGGACCAGCCGAGGTCCAGGAAGCTATGGCTCGCCTTGCAGCACGTCTTCCCGGTGTTCGAATGGGGCAGACAATACACCCTCGCCAAGTTCAAGGGCGACCTCATTGCCGGCCTCACCCTTGCCAGCCTCGTCATACCTCAGGTGCATTACTGAGCTGAGATTTACCACTATCACTGACAACCAACAGTGATTCTCAACAGTGATAGCATTTTCTGCATTAGTGAGCATCTTTCATCTCTAACTAATGGACGATATCTTGAACCAGGACATCGGCTACGCGAAGCTTGCTAACCTGCCACCAGAGATTGGGCTGCGTAAGTGCAATGCAATCAAAACATCTTCGTGCTACTTGAAAATCTTTACTACACTGTGATGAGATCATTTCTTCAGGAGCTAATTGAACTGAGATGTGGTGGTTCTCTTTTGGCAGACAGTAGCTTCGTCCCGCCATTGATATACGCTCTGATGGGCACCTCAAGGGAGCTAGCAATGGGTCCAGTGGCCGTCATCTCACTGCTGCTTGGTACTCTCCTCCAGGAGGAGATTGACTCAAAGAAGAACCCGCTAGATTACAGACGGCTCGCCTTCACAGCGACCTTCTTTGCAGGAGTCACACAGGCGGCGCTGGGTTTCTGCAGGCTAGGGTTCATCATAGCGTTCCTGTCTCATGCTGCCATCATCGGATTCAtggccggcgccgccatcaCCATTGCTCTTCAGCAGCTTAAAGGCTTCCTTGGAATTGCAAACTTCACCAAGAAGACTGACATCATCTCGGTCATGAAATCAGTCTGGGGAAATGTTCACCATGGGGCAAGTATTTTTGTACCTCTCCAACTTCTTGATCTCTTCTCTGAAAAAGGGTAGTGTTTGAGATAACTCATGGTTGGTTGTTGCTGCAGTGGAACTGGCAGACAATATTGATCGGAGCATCATTTTTGGCATTCCTCCTGGTTGCCAAGTACATCGTAAGACAAAATTACATAACGATTTAGTGTTACCTTGACTATTGttgatgaactgatgatcaCACTTGTCCACTGGGATTATTCAGGGCAAGAAGAACAAGAAGCTCTTCTGGGTCCCAGCAATTGCACCACTCATTTCGGTGATCATTTCAACTTTGTTCGTCTACATCACTCGTGCTGACAAACAAGGCGTCGCAATCGTGAGTTCTCATTCACAACTTGATCTTTGCCATTAGAAAAGCCAAGCAATTGTGCTGTATTTCCAGATAAGTTGAAGTGGAGGTTGTCCAAATAAACTGCAGGTAAAAAACGTCAAGAAAGGCATCAATCCACCTTCAGCTAGCCTGATATTTTTCACTGGCCCATACTTGCTCAAAGGATTCAAAATTGGAGTAGTAGCTGGAATGATAAGCCTTACGGTAAACTGCATTATTTCCTTTTAGTTTAAAAACTGTAGCATGAAAGCACTCTAAAATAGCAATGTGCTGAATTGTCAACCGATGCAAACATTGTTAGGAAGCGATTGCAGTTGGAAGAACATTTGCTGGATTGAACGATTACCAGATAGATGGGAACAAAGAAATGTTGGCTCTAGGAACCATGAATGTGGTCGGTTCAATGACGTCTTGCTATATAGCCACAGGTAAGTGCTGATTCAGCATAAAACAACTAACTATCAAGAGCATATTAGCATTCTTTGTTATTGAAGTAGTTTCCTGCAGGTGGTTTTGCACGATCAGCAGTCAATTGCATGGCTGGAGGTAAAACACCAATGTCCAATATTGTTATGTCAACTGTAGTATTGCTTGCACTCCTGTGGATCACTCCATTGTTCAAGTACACGCCCAATGCCACCATTTCTTCCATCATCATATCAGCAGTGCTTGGCCTATTTGACTTTGAATCAGCCTACCTTATCTGGAAGGTTGATAAGTTGGACTTCATGGCGTGCTTGGGGGCATTCCTTGGAGTAATATTTTCATCTGTGGAGTATGGCTTGCTCATTGCGGTGTGAATTTCTGACTGTTTCTGTCAGGTCGCTTACAGCCGAACACCTTGTACGATAGACAAATGGCTGATGATTGTTGCACTTGTTTGTGGAATAGGTTGTAATATCACTAATCAAAGTTCTGCTCCATGTAACACGGCCAAGGACAGCTTTACTTGGCAACCTTCCAAGAACGATTATCTATAGAAATGTTGAACAATATCCAGAAGCTACCAAGGTGCCAGGGATGCTAATTGTAAGAGTGGACTCAGCAATATACTTCACAAACTCCAATTATGTTAAAGAAAGGTAAAATGTCCCCAAGTTCAGAATTATGGTATTTTACTAAGTTAGTAGTTTttatattagattttttttggtcAATTGTATTCTgcttataaatatttaaaaaataattacctGGATATGGTAATCAGTTTATCACCACTGTTGTGTTTTTATACAaacttctcttctcctctctctgctttttttttcggggggaggggggatgtAGACAATCCATTTTCAGTTGCTACCAGAACAAAAGCAAAAGTCAACTCACCCTTAAAAGAGAAATATTGCATGAGAAGATCCTCTGGAATAAAGTCAAATCATGGCTGTGTGTGAAAGCCCCTTGTGTCATAAATATTCTAATACCATAAGATCACATCCGATATATCATTGTGTTATCTTCAGTATTCTAGCAACATGTTGCAATCTCAGAAATAATTATAAGAAAACAATGCTTAACTTGCTATCCAATTTCAGAATGCTGAGATGGCtgagagatgaggaagaacatCAAAAGGAACAGAAGTTACCAAAAATTGAGTTTCTGATTGTTGACCTATCTCGTAAGAactgtattatttttttctatacaaCATATTGCTGATTTGTTTTACTGAGTTACGGCTGCTGGCTTTTCTAACTCTTTAACAGCTGTAAATGATATTGACACAAGTGGAATCCATGCCTTCAAAGAGTTGTTGAGGACACTTGAAAAGCGCCAGATTCAGGTAAAAAGGAAAACTTAAATTTCTAGCGATACAGAactaaatgagctattagaagAATATTCACATTAGGAATGTACACTAAGAAGAAAACCCATGTCTGTACTTACAGCTGATTTTCGCCAATCCTGGGGCGGCTGTGATCCAAAAGCTCCGGTCAGCAAAATTCACAGAGCTCATTGGTGAAGAAAAGATATGCCTGACAGTTGGTGACGCCGTAAAGAAATTTGCTCCCCAGTTGACTGAGaatgtctgaactctgaagaaggTGCAACAAGTTATATTCAAGAGGTGTCATTCTTTTAGAAACTCAGTGTTAGCAAGTGCACTTTCATAGTGCAAAGCGGCACTGGAGTAAATAACGTAGTTGGGGAGGGAGATGGTAAATAAAGTAGTGTGCTGGACCTGAAGCCCACCAGATTTGCCAGGTGTAGTTGGGGAAAAGAACATATGCAGAGAAGCATAGTTGGGTATGTAAATGGGTATATCAGTGCATGCAACAGGGGTCGGCAAGGCAAGCACATGGATGAATATTTCTTGTATAAAAAGTGTGATGCTTGATGATTTTAATGTATCATCGTCTAGATCAAATAAATTTCATTGTTTGTTTGTGTTGATCGATCAATATCTGATAGTATTCCCTCGTTCACTGGATTTGATCAGACACCGCAATGAGATTTCACTTGTGGCTTATACAGTTTGTTGCATTGATATAGGTACAAGGAATTATTTGTTGGCTTTCTCTTATTACAGAATACCTGGCTAGAAGCATCTCTCTTCTGTTCGTTGATTTGCACTCACTTGTTCCACATATTTCCACAAATATCTCATTTGCAAATgaatccttcttttttttcataaaaaatatgataaatcATAAATGTGAAAGTTATAACAACAAATCATTGCAAGACTAAGACCCAGGTCCATTCATCCAGTTGATTTACAAACCGTGGACACCGTCAGGAACTCATGATAGAATCCAAAATTCATCTCTGGCTCTTCACAGTACATTAGACATCAGGGTACAGAAATGCACCTATCTCCAAGGATACGAAACAGCCAATTACAACTAACTAAGACGGTTTTCCACGAATCGGATCGCAATGGCCAATCGCCCAGCCCCTTCCAGAATCAGTGCTCCATCTAGCTAGACACTCACAAGCGAGAGGGGAGATGGTTTGGGGAACTTACCTTGAGAGGAACCGGTGGGAGGATCACGGGAGGGGAGCCCGGCGCAGAGGACCAACCGCACGGGAGGACGCCGTGGGCGCGCGACGGCGCCTGATCCCCACTGCCGCAGCCGGCGCCCCtgcggcgagcgcgcggcgtCCGCCGTCCACAGTTGAGGGAGACCTCGGGGTCGGGGGCCAGGTTCCCTTTCGTGCGAGCAGCGAAGGCAACGCAGGTCGGTGAGAATCCCCACGCAGGCCGTAACTGGGCTGCCACTCACGATTTGAGCCCATGTATCTGTCACAGTCTCAAGTCTCGCTGCAACATATTTCTCTCGCAGAatcagaagaagaagaggaagacttGGAAAAGGGGAAAGAACGGAGGAAGAACACGAAGAACAGAGGAAGAACAGGAAGAGATAGATGGAATTAGAGTTTGAATTGTTGATATTACATTGTTCGATCCAATCTCGGTCTTCCTGTCGGCTTTTATAGCAAGACACCATTAAGcctctctcatctctctatTAGTGGCCCAGTCTACAGCTACTGGGTCCACTCACTCACAGGGAAGCGAGAATTCGGCCTCCGTCTTCGCATGGGCCGAATCACAGGTTGGGCTCCTGTTGCAGGCGCAGTTGTCGCCGTGACATTCTCCTCACCTTGAGACGAAGCTTGTCCCCAAGCTTCAGCAATAGAAAATCGACGACGCAACTCTTGACCATTTTCCCAGGTAACAACCTGAGAATCAGGACCAGACCAGCGAACTTGTAGTTGCTCCACCATTTTAGAACCCTTGCGAACAAAACGACGATCCAAAATTTGAGATGGAATTGGCTGCTTACTGTAGTCAATCTGAAACACCGGCAATGAAGATTGCACTGATTCACTTGGCGCCAAAGCCTTCTTAAGTTGAGAAACATGAATCACTGGATGAATCAGACTTGTTGCAGGTAATGCCAACTTGTAAGCCACTTCACCCACACGAGCCAGGATCTGAAATGGACCATAAAAACGAAATGCTAACTTGCGATTTGCTCTTGTGACCACAGATTGTTGGACAAACGGCTGCAACTTCAAATAAACCCAGTCACCAACTGCAAATGAACGCTCAAAACGGTGCTTATCCGCTTGAAATTTCATACGAGCTTGAGCTCTCAACAAATGGTCTCTAATCAGACTCTGCATCTGTTCACGTTCCTGTAACCAGTCCGACAATTCTAATGACTCGCATAAGGCATTAACAGACAAACCAAAATACCTTGGTTTATGCCCATAAAGCACTTCAAAAGGAGTAGTTCCCAATGCTGAATGAAATGATGTATTGTACCAATATTCAGCAAGAGCCAGCCATTTACTCCATTGAGAGGGACAAGTATGAACAAAACACCGAAGGAAAGTTTCAAGGCATTGGTTGACGCGCTCAGTTTGCCCATCGGTTTGCGGATGATAAGATGAGCTCATGCGCAACTGAGTGCCTGCCAATCTGAACAAAGTAGTCCACAATGTGCTGGTAAAAATTCTATCACGATCAGAGATTAAAGATTGCGGCAAACCATGTAATTTGTGGATGAACTACATATATGCCTCAGCCACATCCATGGCAGTAAAAGGATGAGCAAGAGGGACAAAATGGCTATACTTCGAAAACTTATCCACGGCTACCAAGATGCAGTTAAAAGTGGCAGATTTCGGCAACCCTTCAATGAAATCCAAAGACACGATTTGCCATGCATGGTCTGGAACAGGCAAACTCTGAAGCAAACCAGGGTACTTAACATGTTCGGACTTGGCTTGTTGACAGATAGAACATGCAGTCACAAACTGAACGACAGTAGTACGCAAATGTGGCCAAGCAAACAATTGTTTGATGCATTGGTAAGTGACATTGATACCTGAATGACCCCCAACAGGTGCATTATGCAGATTGGCCAATATTTTCTGTTGAACAGCAGCGTTATTACCAATCCACATTCTATTCTTGAAATAAAGAACCCCATCCTTCAGTGAGAAATCAGGAACCGCATCTGCACTAATACACAAAGTGCGAACCTTACTGCACACATCCAGGTCAGTAGCATAGCCATCAATCACCTCCTTAATCCAATCTGGAACAATAGAAGAAACTGCCGATAATTCCAGCACTGAGTCTGAAGGAAAACGAGATAAAGCATCAGCCGCACCATTCTCAACACCCTTTTTATAAAgagacaatccattatatgccactgagtttgtcatagctctacgatttgccactgactttgtcacgttctataatataccatcgaCTTTTACTTAACTTCTATGATTTTCCATCGCCGTCcagttagtctccgttagtactgtacaattttgtccaaatgaccaaaatacccctgggaTAAAACTTCCAAAATGTGGACAAAAATTCCGAAATACCATATcataaacataagattgtaaacattcaaaatttgtccaaaaactTAAAGTCtgacatttcagaatttttatccaaaatttgaaagtttttgtctcaggggtattttggtcatttggatgaaagtgtacagtactaacggagactaaccggatggcggtggtaaatcgtagaagttaagcaaaaatcgatggcatattatagaacgtgacaaagtcagtggcaaatcgtagacctatgacaaactcagtggcataCAATGGATTATCTCTTTTATAAATGATTTTATAGCGTAAACCCAGCAACTTGGTTAGTGCTTTATGTTGCCAAGGAGTTGTCAAACGCTGATCATCTAAAAATGATAAACTTCAATGATCAGTGCGAATAAAGAACTCAGCATGTTGGAGATATGGGCGCCAATGTTCAACAGCCAAAATAATAGCCAAACTCTCCTTTTCATACGTGGACAGTCCTTGATGTCGTGGACCCAAAGCACGGCTCAAGAAAGCAATAGGATGTTACTTCTGCATCAGAACTGCACCAATGCCCTTATCAGATGCATCTGTCTCCACAATAAAAGGTGCATCAAAGTCTGGCATTGCAAGAACTGGGGCAGTGACTAATGCATGCTTCAATGCCTGAAAAGCCTTTTCAGTCTCATCAGTCCACATATAAATTTGCCCTTTTCTCAAAAGATTAGTCAATGGCTTGCTCAACAATCCATAATGTCGAACAAATTTGCGATAGTAACCTGCTAAACCTAGAAAACCACGCAATTCTTTGACACAAGTTGGGGTTGGCCAGTTTCTGACAACCTGAATCTTCTCTTCATCGGTAGATACACCATTTGGACTAACAATATGTCCCAAGTATGCTAGCCGTTGTTGAGCAAAAGAGCATTTGCTGCTTTTGACCTTAAGTTGATGCTTTGTCAATATTTGTAGCACTGATTGCAAATGCTGAACATGATCAGATAAGGTCTTACTGTAAATCAAAATGTCGTTCACGAAAACAAGCACAAATTTTCTCAACAAAGGAGACAGAATATTGTTCAAACATCCTTGGAAGGTGGCCGGTGCACTAGTTAGACCAAAAGGCATCACACGAAACTCAAAATGACCGTGATGCGTTTTGAATGTTGTTTTATGTTCATCCACTGCCTGCATTCTAATCTGATGATAACCCGCTCGTAGATCCAACTTAGTGAACCAGTGAGCGCCAGACAACTCATCTAGTAACTCATCGATGACTGGTAAgggatatttattcttgatagtAATGGCATTGAGATGTCGGTAATCAACACAAAAGCGCCACGTTCCATctttcttcttcaccaacaaGACTGGAGACGAAAAAGGGCTAGAGCTAGGTTGAATTGTCCCTTTGGCCAACATTTCTTTGACTTGTAACTCAATCTCATCCTTCTGAGTAGGTGTATACCGATAAGGACGAACATTCACCGGCAAAGCCCCAGGCATAAGTGGAATTGAATGATCGAATGCTCGAGAAGGAGGCAAACTTGAGGGTTCATCAAAGACATGAGCAAAATTCGAGAGGACCTGCTGAATTTCAGTTGGAACAGATTCATGTGGAACAGATTCAGATACAGCACATAACTGAATTAAGTGAGATATAGCTTGTCTGTCTTTTAATTCTTGAAACTGTTGAGCTGAAATACAGACACACTGTTCCATTTCAGATAAAATGCCCTGCAAAGTCACAGATTGCTGCCTCCAAGTAATTGTCAAAGTCTTCTGTATCCAATCCACCTGCATTGGACTATGATCCATTAACCAATCCATACCCAATATCATATCATAACTGCCCAAATCCAAGACCTTAAAAGTTGTGCAGAAAACCCATCCTTGAGTCATCCAATCACAGTTTGGTACTGAAGCAACACAATTCAGAATAGTGCCATTGGCAACCTTCACCCGAGTAGCTGCAACTAATGGAGTGACTCCAGTAAGTTTCTGTGCAATCTGAGAACTAAGGAAACTGGTTGTACTGCCTGAATCGACAAGAATCAACACTTCTTTCCCTTGAATATATCCAAGCATACGCATACAACCCACAGTTTCAGACCCATGTATAGCCTGCACAGAAATTGCTATCAAGTCTGGATTGTCATATTCTTCCAATTGTTCTAACTGCTCTTGATCAGGAATGTCATCACAACCCAAGGTATTGATCAACTCCTGAACAGCATGCAACTGAACAGTATTTGTGTGTAGGTGACCATTTTTCAGCACAAATGTAACATAGTCCTTGAGCTCGCCGCTGTACCTTTAACACCGAAATTTTATCAGCATTATTCACCATTTTGGAATTGTCATTTCCCTTGTGATCTGCTGTTCTAGACACCATCCCAACTTGCATTCCCCGAGTCGGCGGTAAAGGTAATGGCAAAGCACTTTTGAATGCAGGATTTGGTCTAACTTGCAGACCATTGTCAGTTCTTTTCGGATTTGACCCTATCACAGATTCTAACATAACTTCTTCTTGCAGAGATGCAATAGCCAGAGCTGTCTCCAAATCCTTTGGACGTTGCAAGAGAACTGCATTTCTGATCTCCCGACGCAATCCCGCAGTAAAACGATGTGTTAGATACCGTATATTCAAAAGGGGATCATAAACTAAAAGCTGATTCATTAACTCATCAAACttttcataatactcccaaacAGAACCTATTTGCTTGATACTATCCATTTGCCTAATCAGAACCTCATGTTGATCCCTATCAAACTTGTTCGACATAGCTACACAAAAATTCTCCCATATAGGAAATCTAACATGAGCCTTAGTTGATCTTAACCACGAAGCTGCTCTTCCCGAAAAATAAATGGTTGCTATTCTAACCCACAATCCAGGAAAAGTATTATTCACATCAAAATAATGCTCACATCTCATCCTCCAATCCTCAGGATCTGTGCCATCAAACTTTGGAAAATCAAGTTTCGGAACCCTATGATTATATTGTCGCCCGAATTGATCCCCATCACTTTCCCCACCTCCCAATTCAAATTGATCAAAATTTTTCAGGGATGTGGAAGGAAACTCATACGTACCCTTGACCGGAGTCGGGCCTAGGGTGTTAGCCATCCCCAGAACCCTTCCCCAGTGTTCATGAAATTGCAGTCGGCCACAGGCCCCTTTGCTTCCGCCTTCCGCCGCGGCCACCTGGAATGATGTCGGCGGCGTGGGCAGCAACGGCGCCTTCCTTTCCTCGTCCGTCAACGGAACTCGAGGGGACGACGCCGTTGGGGAAGCTTGCTTCGCCTTGGCTGCGAGATCCAATTGTTGACGAAGATCACTGACTTCCTCTCGCAGCTCCTGTACCGCCTTCCTTTCCTCGTCCGTCAACGGAACTCGAGGGGAAGACGACAGTGGAGAAGCTTGCTTCGCCTTGACTGTGAGATCCAATTGTTGACGAAGATCGCCGACTTCCTCTCGCAGTTCCTGTACCGCTGCTTCCACTTGAGGCCTCCAGCTATTCACCCCTTGTTCCATCTTGACGACGGCTGCTTGAGTCTCACCTTGAGCTTGATTCAACGTCACCAGGGACTCCTGAATCTCCAGCAACACCTTGCCGAATCGATGTTCTGCTTCTCCATCGCCTCTACTTGAAGCTGCAATCGGGAGGTATAGCATGGCTTCTCCAGGATggttgctctgataccaaattgtCACAGTCTCAAGTCTCGCTGCAACAGATTTCTCTCGCAGAatcagaggaagaagaggaagacttGGAAAAGGGGAAAGAACAGAGGAAGAACACGAAGAACAGAGGAAGAACAGGAAGAGAGAGATGGAATTAGAGTTTGAATTGTTGATATTACATTGTTCGATCCAATCTCGGTCTTCCTGTCGGCTTTTATAGCAAGACACCATTAAGcctctctcatctctctatTAGTGGCCCAGTCTACAGCTACTGGGTCCACTCACTCACAGGGAAGCGAGAATTCGGCCTCCGTCTTCGCATGGGCCGAATCACAGGTTGGGCTCCTGTTGCAGGCGCAGTTGTCACCGTGACAGTATCATGCCTCCGTGGGCTGGACCGAATCACCGAGCGACGCGAAAACGGTAGCCCACCCTCCGTTCCCCACCTCACCCAAGTACCCAACCAAGCACACACGTCTCGCGGAGCGGATTAGGGCATGTTCagaatattgccaaaattttgacataatttttttattgtatttatcaaatttgataacaaactaaacatagatattttttagcaactttatcttaaaaaaaatagtatggttgaaaatgatgACACTACACTACATAGGTACCTGTGCATGCATGTGAGGCATCGGTCGGTCCTAAAAACGGCGGCAGCTAGAGAGGAGTTAACGACCGGACGTGCTGCAAC
Coding sequences:
- the LOC4331937 gene encoding sulfate transporter 1.2 isoform X1 — its product is MPRAVSDGADNLDADMDNGAAQQQHDGYNVGAPPKKNLLAEFAGTVKETFFSDEPMRRYKDQPRSRKLWLALQHVFPVFEWGRQYTLAKFKGDLIAGLTLASLVIPQDIGYAKLANLPPEIGLHSSFVPPLIYALMGTSRELAMGPVAVISLLLGTLLQEEIDSKKNPLDYRRLAFTATFFAGVTQAALGFCRLGFIIAFLSHAAIIGFMAGAAITIALQQLKGFLGIANFTKKTDIISVMKSVWGNVHHGWNWQTILIGASFLAFLLVAKYIGKKNKKLFWVPAIAPLISVIISTLFVYITRADKQGVAIVKNVKKGINPPSASLIFFTGPYLLKGFKIGVVAGMISLTEAIAVGRTFAGLNDYQIDGNKEMLALGTMNVVGSMTSCYIATGGFARSAVNCMAGGKTPMSNIVMSTVVLLALLWITPLFKYTPNATISSIIISAVLGLFDFESAYLIWKVDKLDFMACLGAFLGVIFSSVEYGLLIAVVISLIKVLLHVTRPRTALLGNLPRTIIYRNVEQYPEATKVPGMLIVRVDSAIYFTNSNYVKERMLRWLRDEEEHQKEQKLPKIEFLIVDLSPVNDIDTSGIHAFKELLRTLEKRQIQLIFANPGAAVIQKLRSAKFTELIGEEKICLTVGDAVKKFAPQLTENV
- the LOC4331937 gene encoding sulfate transporter 1.2 isoform X2, with the protein product MPRAVSDGADNLDADMDNGAAQQQHDGYNVGAPPKKNLLAEFAGTVKETFFSDEPMRRYKDQPRSRKLWLALQHVFPVFEWGRQYTLAKFKGDLIAGLTLASLVIPQVCGGSLLADSSFVPPLIYALMGTSRELAMGPVAVISLLLGTLLQEEIDSKKNPLDYRRLAFTATFFAGVTQAALGFCRLGFIIAFLSHAAIIGFMAGAAITIALQQLKGFLGIANFTKKTDIISVMKSVWGNVHHGWNWQTILIGASFLAFLLVAKYIGKKNKKLFWVPAIAPLISVIISTLFVYITRADKQGVAIVKNVKKGINPPSASLIFFTGPYLLKGFKIGVVAGMISLTEAIAVGRTFAGLNDYQIDGNKEMLALGTMNVVGSMTSCYIATGGFARSAVNCMAGGKTPMSNIVMSTVVLLALLWITPLFKYTPNATISSIIISAVLGLFDFESAYLIWKVDKLDFMACLGAFLGVIFSSVEYGLLIAVVISLIKVLLHVTRPRTALLGNLPRTIIYRNVEQYPEATKVPGMLIVRVDSAIYFTNSNYVKERMLRWLRDEEEHQKEQKLPKIEFLIVDLSPVNDIDTSGIHAFKELLRTLEKRQIQLIFANPGAAVIQKLRSAKFTELIGEEKICLTVGDAVKKFAPQLTENV